The Planococcus liqunii genome includes a region encoding these proteins:
- a CDS encoding SDR family oxidoreductase, with protein MKILILGGTRFLGRFLAETALQKGHEVSLFNRGKSDPNLFPEAEKLTGDRDGQLEALKGRTWDAVIDTSGYLPWQVKDSAELLRDATGHYTFISSASVYAELEGPGIDENHAVGQLKPEKVEELKGMDAAQAIGAHYGELKVLCEQEVEQAFTGRSLIIRPGLIVGPYDFTDRFTYWVNRMKKGGEVLAPGRRDKEVQFIDVRDLAEWIVKMVESQETGTFNATGPEEKLTMEQFLEGCKSAAESDAELVWVDEHFLLGHGVAGWSDMPLWIPDEENMAGFLTVDSRKAVQAGLTFRPLSDTVRDTLAWEATRTVSERKAGLDPQKEKAVLEDWKERAL; from the coding sequence ATGAAAATCTTGATTCTCGGAGGCACCCGTTTTCTCGGGCGTTTTCTGGCCGAAACAGCCCTTCAAAAAGGGCATGAAGTTAGCTTGTTCAACAGAGGGAAATCGGATCCCAACTTGTTTCCGGAAGCAGAGAAATTGACCGGAGACCGGGACGGCCAATTAGAAGCGCTAAAAGGACGGACATGGGACGCGGTAATTGATACAAGCGGCTATTTGCCATGGCAGGTCAAAGATTCGGCGGAACTGCTTCGTGATGCAACCGGCCACTATACTTTCATCTCCAGCGCTTCTGTCTATGCCGAGCTCGAAGGACCCGGAATTGATGAAAACCATGCAGTCGGGCAATTAAAGCCGGAAAAAGTGGAAGAGCTGAAAGGGATGGACGCGGCGCAGGCGATTGGCGCCCATTACGGAGAGCTGAAGGTGTTATGCGAACAGGAAGTGGAGCAAGCTTTTACAGGACGCAGTTTGATTATCCGGCCTGGGCTTATTGTTGGCCCCTACGATTTCACGGACCGTTTTACTTATTGGGTCAACCGCATGAAAAAAGGCGGGGAAGTGCTGGCGCCTGGGCGAAGAGACAAGGAAGTGCAGTTTATTGATGTCCGCGATTTGGCGGAATGGATTGTGAAGATGGTCGAAAGCCAAGAAACCGGAACGTTTAATGCGACAGGGCCGGAAGAGAAGCTAACGATGGAACAGTTTTTGGAAGGCTGCAAGTCAGCAGCAGAGAGTGACGCCGAGCTGGTCTGGGTGGATGAGCACTTTTTGTTGGGGCACGGCGTAGCTGGCTGGTCGGACATGCCGCTCTGGATTCCGGATGAGGAAAACATGGCCGGATTTCTTACCGTCGATAGCCGCAAAGCAGTGCAAGCGGGATTAACATTTCGTCCGCTAAGCGACACGGTCCGGGACACGCTTGCCTGGGAAGCGACGCGCACCGTTTCGGAGCGGAAAGCGGGGCTCGATCCACAAAAAGAAAAAGCGGTGCTGGAAGATTGGAAAGAACGGGCGCTTTAA
- a CDS encoding DinB family protein: MNPYCKGIIQQMDLAVDSVIKLMDTLSDEDLLNKPNAEKWSIGELLAHMSVIGKADFLIGLGASEEELDQYYEETAPQMSLKSIASTLTGNYAYLRNGMAEMEEKDLQQVTTSFFGAVHSRYEWLLDTQAHFYHHRGQLHAILVHVLKREPNVQLFE; this comes from the coding sequence ATGAACCCATATTGTAAAGGCATCATTCAACAAATGGATTTGGCGGTTGACTCGGTTATTAAACTAATGGACACGTTGAGCGATGAAGATTTGCTGAACAAGCCGAATGCGGAGAAATGGTCGATTGGAGAATTGTTGGCGCATATGTCCGTTATAGGCAAAGCCGATTTCCTGATTGGTTTGGGAGCATCGGAGGAAGAATTGGACCAATATTACGAGGAAACAGCACCTCAAATGAGTTTGAAGTCCATTGCTTCTACTTTAACGGGGAACTACGCTTATCTGCGGAATGGCATGGCGGAAATGGAAGAAAAGGATTTGCAGCAGGTAACGACTTCCTTTTTCGGGGCTGTCCACTCTAGATACGAGTGGCTTCTGGATACGCAGGCGCATTTTTATCATCATCGCGGCCAGCTGCACGCCATTCTGGTCCATGTGCTCAAGCGGGAACCGAACGTTCAGTTGTTCGAATGA
- a CDS encoding NADP-dependent oxidoreductase, whose product MTPNTYKEIHLINRPEGTPTNEDFAFVDKEIPSLGTDELLLKTLYLSVDPYMRGRMKDVKSYIAPYQLNEAITGGILAEVIESKSDRFQKGDIVTANLAWAEYNTAKADSVQKVDPAIAPITTRLGILGLTGLTAYFGLLDIGQPKEGETVVVSGAAGAVGSVVGQIAKLKGARAVGIAGSDEKVDYLINELGFDAAVNYKKDSFNEDLKNALPDGVDVYFDNVGGPVSDAVIWELNNKARVVLCGTISSYNTPGEDIGPRIQWKFITTSSMMKGFTLGDYAHDFKTGAVALGKWLQEGKLKYEETIIEGFEKTPEAFFGLFEGSNLGKQLVKVADPEIAKL is encoded by the coding sequence ATGACACCAAACACATACAAAGAAATCCATTTGATCAACCGACCGGAAGGCACACCTACAAATGAAGATTTTGCATTTGTCGACAAAGAAATCCCTTCACTCGGAACCGATGAACTGTTGTTAAAAACACTTTATCTGTCTGTTGACCCGTATATGCGCGGCCGCATGAAAGATGTTAAATCGTATATTGCTCCCTATCAATTGAACGAAGCTATCACAGGCGGCATCTTGGCTGAAGTCATTGAATCGAAATCCGACCGCTTCCAAAAAGGCGACATCGTGACCGCTAACCTTGCGTGGGCGGAGTATAACACAGCCAAAGCGGATTCCGTACAAAAAGTGGATCCGGCAATAGCGCCTATCACTACTCGCCTCGGCATCCTCGGTTTGACCGGCTTGACCGCTTACTTCGGATTGCTCGATATCGGCCAACCGAAAGAAGGCGAAACCGTTGTGGTTTCTGGCGCAGCTGGAGCAGTCGGTTCCGTTGTCGGGCAGATTGCCAAACTGAAAGGTGCAAGAGCAGTCGGCATCGCCGGTTCTGATGAGAAAGTGGATTACTTGATCAACGAACTTGGCTTCGATGCAGCGGTCAATTACAAAAAAGACAGCTTCAATGAAGACTTGAAGAATGCCTTGCCGGACGGCGTAGACGTTTACTTCGACAACGTCGGCGGCCCGGTATCCGATGCCGTCATCTGGGAACTCAACAACAAAGCACGCGTCGTGCTATGCGGCACCATTTCGTCCTACAACACACCGGGCGAAGACATCGGACCGCGCATTCAATGGAAGTTCATTACAACCAGCTCCATGATGAAAGGCTTCACACTTGGCGATTACGCGCACGACTTTAAAACCGGCGCTGTCGCTCTTGGCAAATGGCTGCAAGAAGGAAAACTGAAATACGAAGAAACCATCATCGAAGGTTTCGAAAAAACACCTGAAGCATTCTTCGGCTTATTCGAAGGCAGCAACCTCGGCAAACAGCTCGTAAAAGTCGCCGATCCGGAAATTGCAAAACTGTAA
- a CDS encoding DUF4256 domain-containing protein — MTKTDQTNKPLASEQRYELLNTLKERFEKHIDRHEFLEWPKIQEKLEANPDKLWSLHEMERTGGEPDVVEYDKAKDEYVFYDCSKESPDGRRSVCFDPEALESRKKNKPENSAVGMAADMGIELLTEEQYRSLQKVGDFDLKTSSWVQTPPDIRDRGGALFCDSRYGQVFLYHNGADSYYAARGFRGSLRV, encoded by the coding sequence GTGACAAAAACTGATCAGACGAATAAACCTTTAGCATCGGAACAGCGCTACGAATTGCTCAACACTTTGAAGGAACGATTCGAGAAGCACATCGACCGCCACGAATTTTTGGAATGGCCGAAAATCCAGGAAAAGCTTGAAGCCAATCCGGATAAACTGTGGTCGCTCCATGAAATGGAGCGGACAGGCGGCGAACCGGATGTTGTCGAGTATGACAAAGCGAAAGATGAATATGTGTTTTATGACTGTTCCAAAGAAAGCCCGGACGGCCGGAGAAGCGTTTGCTTTGACCCGGAAGCGCTCGAATCCCGCAAGAAAAACAAACCCGAAAACAGCGCAGTCGGCATGGCAGCGGACATGGGCATTGAGTTGCTGACGGAAGAACAATACCGGAGCCTGCAGAAAGTTGGCGACTTCGACTTGAAAACATCAAGCTGGGTCCAGACGCCTCCCGACATTCGGGACCGCGGCGGTGCCTTGTTCTGCGACTCCCGCTACGGGCAAGTCTTCCTGTACCATAACGGCGCGGATTCCTATTATGCAGCCAGAGGATTCCGTGGTTCATTGAGAGTGTAA
- a CDS encoding LTA synthase family protein yields the protein MKNMKTTTKKITNKFVPLFLLAVVMMWMKTYLTQKTQFKLDVDGVLQEFLLFINPLGSALLLLSLSLLFKGKRKYISLLFIYVVMSIFLYANAVYYRFFSDFLTLPTLFQTQNFGDLGGSIVTLIQPTDLLFFVDVALLIYLVFSKRVPKETKNFKTKAVIPAITMALAISFLNLGLAESDRPELLTRGFDRNYIVKYLGMYNYALYDTVETLKSSSQRVLADSDDGTEVVNYTKSNYASPNEAYFGAAEGMNVVYLHLESFQTFLMDYELNGEEVTPFLNSLIGEENTMYFDNFFHQTAQGKTSDAEFMLENSLFGLPKGSAFITKGQNTYQAAPALLKDKGYTSAVFHGNNGTFWNRSEIYKSFGYDHFFDIESYTNLTDQDMAEYGVMDKPFFEQSAPLLESLPEPFYSKFITVAHHFPYKIDPALTTIEKAATGDASVDNYFQTARYADEAIEQFFTQLEESGLADNTMVVMYGDHYGISDNHNAAMGQLLGKEITPVENTKLQRVPLFIHVPGMEGGVNHTYGGQIDLLPTVMHLLGVDTQNNVQFGTDLLSPEHEELVTFRNGDFASPEIYAVGEQFYNPETGLPIEDEKQLEIAENLQEHGTYELQLSDRVVNGDLLRFYTPPGFEPIDPADYNYQVDPAVVEGE from the coding sequence ATGAAAAATATGAAAACAACTACTAAAAAAATAACAAACAAGTTTGTGCCTCTTTTCCTGCTGGCAGTAGTCATGATGTGGATGAAGACATACTTGACCCAAAAAACTCAATTTAAACTGGATGTCGACGGCGTCTTGCAGGAGTTCCTGCTGTTCATCAACCCGCTCGGGTCCGCGCTGCTATTATTAAGCTTGTCGCTATTGTTTAAAGGGAAACGGAAATACATATCGCTTCTATTCATTTACGTCGTTATGTCCATATTCCTATATGCGAATGCGGTGTATTACCGATTCTTTAGTGATTTCCTGACCTTGCCGACTTTGTTCCAAACGCAGAACTTCGGCGATCTGGGCGGCAGCATCGTTACGCTGATCCAGCCGACGGATCTTTTGTTCTTTGTGGATGTCGCACTGCTGATTTATCTGGTCTTTTCTAAGCGGGTGCCAAAAGAAACGAAAAACTTCAAAACGAAAGCGGTCATTCCAGCGATTACGATGGCATTGGCAATTTCGTTCTTGAACTTAGGCCTGGCAGAAAGCGACCGTCCCGAATTATTGACGCGCGGCTTTGACCGCAACTACATCGTGAAATATTTGGGGATGTACAATTACGCCCTTTATGACACGGTGGAAACCTTGAAATCTTCTTCCCAGCGCGTACTCGCTGACAGCGATGACGGCACGGAAGTGGTCAACTACACGAAATCCAATTATGCGAGCCCGAACGAAGCGTATTTCGGGGCAGCTGAAGGCATGAACGTCGTTTACCTGCATCTGGAATCGTTCCAGACCTTCTTGATGGATTATGAATTGAACGGAGAAGAAGTGACGCCGTTCCTGAATTCATTGATTGGCGAAGAAAATACGATGTACTTCGATAATTTCTTCCATCAGACAGCGCAAGGCAAAACTTCGGATGCCGAGTTCATGCTTGAAAACTCGTTGTTCGGTTTGCCGAAAGGTTCCGCGTTTATCACGAAAGGCCAGAACACTTACCAAGCCGCTCCTGCTTTACTGAAAGACAAAGGCTATACGTCTGCAGTCTTCCATGGCAACAACGGCACGTTCTGGAACCGTTCTGAAATCTACAAATCATTCGGCTATGACCATTTCTTCGATATCGAGTCATATACGAATCTGACCGACCAAGACATGGCTGAGTACGGCGTAATGGATAAGCCTTTCTTTGAACAGTCGGCACCTCTTTTGGAGTCATTGCCGGAACCGTTCTATTCGAAATTTATCACAGTCGCCCACCATTTCCCTTATAAAATCGATCCTGCATTGACAACGATCGAAAAAGCGGCAACGGGTGATGCCAGTGTGGATAACTATTTCCAGACGGCTCGCTACGCAGATGAAGCGATTGAGCAGTTCTTCACACAGCTGGAAGAATCCGGTTTGGCGGACAACACGATGGTCGTCATGTACGGGGACCATTACGGGATTTCCGACAACCACAACGCGGCCATGGGCCAGTTGCTTGGAAAAGAAATCACACCGGTTGAAAACACCAAGCTGCAGCGGGTTCCGTTGTTCATCCACGTACCGGGTATGGAAGGCGGCGTCAATCATACGTACGGCGGCCAAATTGACCTTCTGCCGACTGTGATGCATTTGCTTGGCGTTGACACACAAAACAACGTCCAGTTCGGTACAGACCTATTGTCTCCGGAACACGAAGAACTAGTGACATTCCGCAACGGCGACTTTGCGAGTCCGGAAATCTACGCAGTCGGCGAACAGTTCTACAACCCGGAAACGGGCTTGCCGATTGAAGATGAAAAACAACTGGAAATCGCAGAAAATCTGCAAGAACACGGCACGTATGAATTGCAGTTGTCTGACCGCGTGGTCAACGGCGACTTGTTGAGATTCTATACACCGCCTGGTTTCGAGCCAATCGATCCAGCGGACTACAACTACCAGGTAGATCCAGCGGTTGTGGAAGGCGAATAA